The following coding sequences are from one Ancylobacter sp. TS-1 window:
- a CDS encoding response regulator transcription factor: MRRAHGRAGKGRLRVDTTTSFRLVIADDHPLFRGALREAVARQFSAAELFEAGGFEELQALLERESDIDLILLDLTMPGVRGFSGLMYLRAQYPGIPVVVVSANEEASVIRNCMEFGASGFIPKTSAVETMREAIAAVLEGRTWTPADVDLSGGADKETQALVARLGTLTPQQVRVLMMLSEGLLNKQIAYELGVSEATVKAHVSAILQKLGVESRTQAVIAASKIEGGTWAQAAG; the protein is encoded by the coding sequence ATGCGGAGAGCGCATGGTCGCGCGGGGAAAGGGCGGCTGCGCGTGGACACGACGACGAGTTTCCGGCTGGTGATCGCGGATGATCATCCGCTGTTCAGGGGTGCGCTGCGCGAGGCGGTGGCACGCCAATTTTCGGCGGCGGAGCTGTTCGAGGCCGGGGGCTTCGAGGAACTGCAGGCGCTGCTGGAACGCGAGAGCGATATCGACCTCATCCTGCTCGATCTCACCATGCCGGGCGTGCGCGGCTTCTCCGGGCTGATGTATCTGCGGGCGCAGTATCCCGGTATTCCGGTGGTGGTCGTCTCGGCCAATGAGGAAGCCAGCGTCATCCGCAACTGCATGGAGTTCGGCGCGTCCGGCTTCATCCCCAAGACCAGCGCGGTCGAGACCATGCGCGAGGCGATCGCCGCCGTGCTGGAGGGCCGCACCTGGACGCCCGCCGATGTCGACCTGTCCGGCGGCGCCGACAAGGAGACGCAGGCGCTGGTCGCCCGTCTCGGCACGCTCACCCCGCAGCAGGTGCGGGTGCTGATGATGCTGTCGGAAGGGCTGCTCAACAAGCAGATCGCCTATGAACTGGGGGTCTCCGAGGCGACCGTGAAGGCGCATGTCTCCGCCATCCTCCAGAAGCTCGGTGTCGAGAGCCGCACCCAGGCGGTGATCGCCGCCTCCAAGATCGAGGGCGGCACCTGGGCGCAGGCGGCGGGGTAG